In a single window of the Natrialba magadii ATCC 43099 genome:
- a CDS encoding GNAT family N-acetyltransferase — MTDLLESSSLSVRRVEQADAPALATLYRRAYQTAADEGFPSNMVDIEADTVSSWLERDATTILAETEADTPIGTARLLEERDVPYAERLAVDPDWQGQGIGAQLMDQLESIAQEKGYDRVQLSTYTGHPFLLEWYRNRGYERTETREVADRPYDMCSMEKPL; from the coding sequence ATGACGGATTTGCTCGAGTCCTCCTCGCTCTCGGTCCGCCGGGTCGAACAGGCTGATGCCCCGGCGTTGGCCACGCTGTATCGTCGCGCCTACCAGACCGCTGCCGACGAGGGCTTTCCCTCGAACATGGTCGATATCGAAGCAGACACTGTGTCGTCGTGGCTCGAACGCGACGCGACGACTATCCTCGCCGAAACCGAAGCCGACACCCCGATCGGCACTGCTCGCCTCCTCGAAGAACGGGACGTTCCCTACGCCGAACGACTCGCAGTCGACCCCGACTGGCAGGGTCAGGGGATCGGTGCGCAACTCATGGACCAACTCGAGTCCATCGCTCAGGAGAAGGGATACGACCGCGTTCAACTTTCGACGTACACTGGCCATCCGTTCCTACTCGAGTGGTATCGTAACCGCGGCTACGAACGGACGGAGACCCGAGAGGTTGCGGATCGGCCGTACGATATGTGCTCGATGGAGAAGCCGCTTTGA
- a CDS encoding M24 family metallopeptidase, whose translation MADNNSSSTEADSSTLMQNRLDRAQEALEREGADALILFPSSNMGYLSGFQEEPMERHLFLFVTREETLFLAPEMYDEQLAAESVISTIRTWSDGDDPTALLAEIGGELEIASGRLLVDDTMWALFTQDLRETFPDATFGLASEVVDELRLRKDDAELEHLREAAAISDRVSEAIRGLGEEAIGMTEAELADAIEQRLTAAGGEGTSFETVVGSGPNGARPHHRHTDRQIERGDPVVLDFGTRVEGYPGDQTRTIVFDGEPPADFENVHEAVLTAQQAALDAVEPGVEAQAIDRAAREVLENRGYGEQFVHRTGHGVGRDVHEPPYITEGNDRVLEPGMVFSIEPGVYLDGEFGVRIEDLVVVTEDGCERLNRSPREW comes from the coding sequence ATGGCAGACAACAACTCTTCGAGCACCGAGGCGGACTCGAGTACACTCATGCAAAACCGGCTGGACCGCGCACAGGAGGCACTCGAACGCGAGGGTGCAGACGCACTGATTCTGTTTCCGAGTTCGAATATGGGATATCTCAGCGGCTTCCAGGAGGAGCCGATGGAGCGCCACCTGTTCCTGTTCGTCACTCGTGAGGAGACGCTGTTTCTCGCACCCGAGATGTACGACGAACAGCTCGCAGCTGAGTCGGTCATCTCGACGATTCGGACCTGGAGCGACGGTGACGATCCAACAGCGTTGCTCGCAGAAATTGGTGGTGAACTCGAGATTGCGTCCGGACGACTCCTCGTCGACGATACGATGTGGGCGCTGTTCACGCAAGATTTACGCGAGACGTTCCCAGACGCGACGTTCGGGCTCGCGAGTGAGGTCGTCGACGAGCTTCGGCTGCGAAAGGACGACGCTGAACTCGAACACCTCCGAGAGGCTGCAGCCATCTCGGATCGCGTCAGCGAAGCGATTCGCGGTCTCGGCGAGGAGGCAATCGGGATGACCGAAGCAGAACTCGCGGACGCAATCGAACAGCGACTGACAGCGGCCGGTGGCGAGGGCACCTCGTTCGAAACCGTCGTTGGATCCGGGCCAAACGGGGCGCGACCGCACCACCGCCACACTGACCGACAGATCGAACGCGGTGATCCCGTGGTGCTCGACTTCGGAACGCGCGTCGAGGGCTATCCCGGCGACCAGACCCGAACGATCGTGTTCGACGGAGAACCGCCTGCAGACTTCGAGAACGTCCACGAAGCAGTGCTCACTGCACAGCAGGCTGCGCTTGACGCGGTCGAACCGGGTGTCGAAGCGCAGGCGATCGACCGCGCGGCACGGGAGGTACTCGAGAACCGAGGCTACGGCGAGCAGTTCGTCCACCGAACCGGTCACGGTGTCGGCCGCGACGTCCACGAACCGCCGTACATCACCGAGGGGAACGACCGAGTACTCGAGCCGGGAATGGTGTTCAGTATCGAGCCAGGAGTGTACCTCGACGGCGAGTTCGGCGTCAGGATCGAGGATCTTGTTGTCGTCACCGAAGACGGCTGCGAGCGGCTGAATCGGTCGCCACGAGAGTGGTGA
- a CDS encoding PAS domain-containing sensor histidine kinase, producing the protein MSEQEDSSGPSFRSSRDETEALQRSLALLNNVAEGIFQLDTEGRFIAINDSITDITGYTRDDLRGEHVSVLLEEADVTRLEREIRTQHDASGGPNTGNVPDTPFNLTIETASGNPVRCELRINLPADDGTTGGIVGVVRTVEAHDQTNDPLPSVWETHEAISSVIDEADVGVFVLDEAFDVVWINETIEEYFGVDRTEIVGRDKATLIQETIRDRFADSETFVETALATYEDNTYVEQFECQILAADNREERWLEHRSRPIESGHYAGGRVELYYDISDRKTAERVSQERKERLRQEHNLTEQILETVPVGIAVVNRDGSVARANERMTDLLEFPPNSKSYTTDQQEMYDENGEFLPVEERPVPRVFETGEPVIDQEIRLTKPDGQRQWLSVNARPIADEQGDPKRVLETATDITDLKELSKRRKRALDEREKELAAMQLATDLLESRAEPVDQFIDEFVTILPQFFKHPEQTDARVSIDDVVATTGTGGDEQIADRITAHTSTINGTPIAISVVHQEAETTEKSITRTEGFLQEEQELIETLALLLKLHLDRQEYIDGLQRSNKRLEQFAYAASHDLQEPLRMVSSYLQLIEQRYADKLDADGEEFLEYAVDGAERMRAMIDGLLQYSRVESRGEPFEAVDLDDVLADVLNDLRLSIDEHDANITSDLLPTVKGDASQLRQVFQNLIDNALEYSGDDPPRVHVTAERTGDRWQVTVSDEGIGIDPEDADRVFEVFQRLHTRDEHAGTGIGLALCRRIIERHGGEIQVESEPGEGTAFSFTLPVLEDEECDG; encoded by the coding sequence ATGAGTGAGCAGGAAGATTCCTCCGGTCCCTCCTTTCGGTCATCACGGGACGAGACCGAGGCACTGCAGCGCTCGTTGGCGCTTCTGAACAACGTCGCCGAGGGAATTTTCCAACTCGACACCGAGGGCCGGTTCATCGCAATAAACGACTCCATTACCGACATAACGGGCTACACTCGAGACGACCTTCGTGGTGAACACGTTTCAGTGCTCCTCGAGGAGGCGGACGTGACGCGTCTCGAACGCGAAATTCGAACGCAGCACGATGCTAGTGGTGGTCCGAACACTGGTAACGTCCCAGACACACCGTTCAACCTCACAATCGAGACAGCAAGCGGGAATCCTGTCCGCTGTGAACTCCGAATCAACCTCCCTGCCGATGATGGGACGACAGGAGGAATCGTTGGCGTCGTTCGGACGGTCGAAGCACACGATCAGACGAACGATCCGCTGCCGTCGGTCTGGGAAACCCACGAAGCGATTTCGTCCGTTATCGACGAAGCTGATGTCGGTGTGTTCGTTCTCGACGAAGCGTTTGATGTCGTGTGGATAAACGAAACGATCGAGGAATACTTTGGTGTCGATCGAACCGAGATTGTCGGCCGAGACAAAGCAACGCTCATTCAGGAGACAATCCGCGATCGATTCGCCGACTCCGAGACGTTCGTCGAAACGGCCCTCGCGACGTACGAGGACAATACCTACGTCGAACAGTTCGAGTGCCAGATCCTCGCTGCTGACAATCGCGAAGAACGCTGGCTCGAACATCGAAGCAGGCCAATCGAGTCCGGCCACTACGCGGGTGGGAGAGTCGAACTCTACTACGATATTAGCGACCGGAAAACGGCCGAACGGGTCAGTCAGGAACGGAAAGAGCGGCTGCGACAAGAACACAATTTGACTGAACAGATTCTGGAGACAGTTCCCGTTGGAATCGCCGTCGTGAACCGCGATGGGTCTGTCGCTCGCGCAAACGAACGGATGACAGATCTACTCGAGTTCCCACCGAACAGCAAATCGTACACCACAGACCAACAGGAGATGTACGACGAGAACGGTGAGTTTCTTCCGGTAGAAGAACGGCCGGTGCCCCGCGTGTTCGAAACAGGAGAGCCAGTGATCGATCAGGAAATCCGTCTCACGAAGCCGGACGGGCAGCGTCAGTGGCTCTCAGTAAATGCGAGACCGATCGCCGACGAACAGGGCGACCCCAAACGAGTTCTGGAGACGGCGACGGATATTACCGATCTGAAAGAGCTATCAAAGCGACGGAAGCGAGCACTGGACGAACGAGAGAAAGAACTCGCTGCCATGCAACTTGCGACGGATTTGCTCGAATCCAGAGCGGAACCAGTAGACCAATTCATCGACGAGTTCGTGACCATCCTCCCGCAATTCTTCAAGCATCCGGAACAAACGGACGCGCGAGTGTCTATCGACGACGTCGTGGCGACAACGGGGACGGGGGGCGACGAACAGATCGCAGACCGGATCACAGCCCATACATCGACGATCAACGGGACGCCGATTGCGATCAGCGTTGTCCACCAGGAGGCCGAGACCACAGAGAAGTCTATCACCCGGACAGAGGGTTTTCTTCAGGAAGAACAGGAGTTGATCGAGACGCTCGCACTGCTTTTGAAGCTTCACCTGGACCGACAGGAGTACATCGACGGCCTCCAGCGGTCGAACAAGCGCCTCGAACAGTTCGCCTACGCTGCTTCACACGACCTCCAGGAACCACTTCGGATGGTCTCTAGCTACTTACAACTCATCGAGCAGCGGTACGCTGACAAACTCGACGCCGACGGCGAAGAGTTCCTCGAGTATGCCGTCGACGGCGCCGAACGAATGCGAGCGATGATCGACGGGTTGCTACAGTACTCTCGAGTTGAGTCGCGGGGAGAACCCTTCGAAGCGGTCGATCTCGACGACGTATTGGCAGACGTACTGAATGATCTTCGGCTCTCGATCGACGAACACGATGCTAACATCACGTCAGACCTGCTACCGACTGTCAAAGGTGACGCCAGTCAACTCCGGCAGGTGTTCCAGAATCTCATCGACAACGCCCTCGAATACAGCGGAGACGACCCCCCTCGTGTCCACGTCACTGCCGAACGCACTGGTGATCGATGGCAGGTGACTGTGAGTGATGAGGGAATCGGTATCGACCCCGAAGACGCTGACCGTGTGTTCGAGGTGTTCCAGCGACTTCATACACGAGATGAGCACGCCGGGACCGGGATCGGCCTCGCACTCTGCCGTCGTATCATCGAACGCCATGGCGGCGAGATTCAGGTCGAATCGGAGCCCGGTGAAGGGACGGCGTTTTCGTTTACCCTTCCGGTTCTCGAGGACGAGGAGTGTGACGGGTGA
- a CDS encoding hydantoinase B/oxoprolinase family protein: MTDSGSDPDPDPGPDPDLDASSHTDVQPQADIDLDPVTFEVLRSSFTNLVDRMAQQIRRTCYSFVIYNRDFSNCLNDAEGNTVMQGSKDIAVHVGTLHYTCKETLEYFEGDINPGDVYIVNDPYLGGTHINDVRIMRPVFHEGEMIAVTQSNGHWADVGGPAPGSFNIEANDHYAEGLRIPPLKIWDAGEFREDVANLLTTNMRLSEDRMGDLRAQTEATRIAEERLLELVDKYGIDTVMTAFDESKSYVERIMREQIRELPDGTWHTQDYIDADPNKEEGFVTIDVEMTIDGDEVHYDLSDSDEYVGNFLNSTFGTSFSAVVSGTKMFFPDVPLNSGLYRVVSADLPEGTVVDAPEPVPVTGSVAGAYEKVMNAIFELWSEVLPERAMAASFNLEYLLAGGQDQRPGHEDQEFAWYDWMAGGWGGRDGKDGSNATAPVFGAGLAVQSLEGQERDTPLVTSQHSIVTDSAGPGEYRGGCGVRKGGRMLACDNSVMSYCSDRARSITWGINGGLPGIPHGVTLTQDGEERQMGTVFSNVPIDEGDEFVRPSSGGGGFGDPLERDPEAVLEDVKDDYVSVERAKRDYGVVIDEIDPEVCAYEIDHEATADQRAFIRENRTEWLDEDPEAVARRYREGEIDTLDLIRRYGVILEWSSGELLEQTTAQFRELLRERAASGWSSGS, translated from the coding sequence ATGACAGACTCAGGTTCAGATCCAGATCCAGATCCAGGCCCAGACCCAGACCTAGACGCAAGTTCACACACAGACGTACAACCACAGGCCGACATCGATCTCGATCCGGTCACGTTCGAGGTGCTTCGCAGTTCCTTCACGAACCTCGTCGATCGGATGGCACAACAGATCCGACGGACATGCTACTCGTTCGTGATCTACAACCGTGACTTCAGCAACTGCCTGAACGACGCCGAGGGAAACACGGTGATGCAGGGATCGAAGGATATCGCCGTCCACGTCGGCACGCTCCACTACACCTGCAAGGAGACCCTCGAGTACTTCGAGGGCGACATCAATCCGGGTGACGTCTACATCGTCAACGATCCGTACCTTGGCGGGACGCATATCAACGACGTTCGGATTATGCGACCGGTGTTTCACGAGGGCGAGATGATCGCCGTTACGCAGTCGAACGGTCACTGGGCGGACGTCGGTGGTCCGGCACCGGGATCGTTCAACATTGAGGCGAACGACCACTACGCGGAGGGACTGCGGATTCCGCCGTTGAAGATCTGGGATGCTGGCGAGTTCCGCGAGGATGTTGCAAACCTTCTGACCACGAACATGCGTCTCTCGGAGGACCGAATGGGGGACTTGCGAGCCCAGACAGAAGCGACGCGCATCGCCGAGGAGCGACTGCTTGAACTCGTCGATAAGTACGGCATCGACACGGTCATGACGGCGTTCGATGAGTCCAAGTCGTACGTCGAACGGATCATGCGCGAGCAGATCCGAGAGCTTCCGGATGGCACCTGGCATACACAGGACTACATCGACGCAGATCCGAACAAGGAGGAAGGATTCGTCACGATCGACGTGGAGATGACAATCGACGGTGACGAGGTCCACTACGACCTTTCGGACTCGGACGAGTACGTCGGCAATTTCTTGAATTCGACGTTCGGGACCTCCTTCTCGGCGGTCGTCTCCGGGACGAAGATGTTCTTTCCAGACGTCCCGCTCAACTCGGGCCTGTACCGTGTCGTCAGCGCCGACCTGCCAGAAGGCACTGTCGTCGACGCACCCGAACCGGTGCCGGTCACCGGCTCTGTCGCTGGTGCCTACGAGAAGGTGATGAACGCAATCTTCGAACTCTGGTCAGAGGTGCTTCCCGAGCGCGCCATGGCTGCGTCGTTCAATCTCGAGTACCTGCTCGCTGGCGGGCAGGACCAACGTCCGGGCCACGAAGACCAGGAGTTTGCCTGGTACGACTGGATGGCGGGCGGCTGGGGCGGTCGCGACGGCAAGGATGGTTCGAACGCCACCGCACCGGTGTTCGGCGCTGGACTCGCCGTCCAGTCGCTCGAGGGGCAGGAGCGAGACACGCCGCTCGTGACCAGCCAGCACTCGATCGTCACCGACTCTGCAGGGCCGGGCGAGTACCGCGGCGGGTGTGGCGTCCGCAAGGGCGGGCGCATGCTCGCCTGCGACAACAGCGTTATGTCCTACTGTTCGGACCGTGCTCGGTCGATCACCTGGGGCATCAACGGCGGCCTCCCGGGCATTCCTCACGGCGTCACACTTACCCAGGATGGCGAAGAGCGCCAGATGGGAACCGTGTTCTCGAACGTCCCGATCGACGAAGGAGACGAGTTCGTCCGGCCATCGTCGGGCGGCGGCGGATTCGGCGATCCACTCGAGCGCGACCCCGAGGCGGTTCTCGAAGACGTCAAGGATGACTACGTCTCCGTCGAGCGCGCCAAGCGCGACTATGGCGTCGTCATCGACGAAATTGACCCGGAGGTCTGCGCGTACGAAATCGACCACGAGGCGACGGCCGACCAGCGCGCGTTCATCCGTGAAAACCGGACGGAGTGGCTGGATGAAGATCCTGAAGCGGTCGCCAGGCGATACCGTGAGGGCGAAATCGACACGCTCGACCTCATCCGGCGCTACGGCGTGATACTCGAGTGGTCCTCCGGTGAGTTACTCGAGCAGACGACGGCGCAGTTCCGCGAGCTGCTTCGGGAGCGAGCGGCGAGTGGGTGGTCGTCGGGGTCGTAG
- a CDS encoding hydantoinase/oxoprolinase family protein, with product MRRAGVDIGGTFTDVIVFDEKTGEIEIEKTPSTPDNPAEGVINGLTKADTEIADLEFFSHGSTVGTNALIERELPRIGLITTDGFRDVHEIRDATKEDLWDAYQDVADPYVQRRDRLEVPERIDYAGNVVEPLDEDAVRDVVRIFEKRGIDTIAISLINAYVNGEHEKRVEEIVAEEYPEAFVCSSHEILPEMFEHERTSTTVINAALVPVVRDYLTDLADQLADRGYDGDVLAMHSGGGVMTTEAIAYYAARIANSGPTAGAIAGRYIAQQCGFENAIGFDMGGTSADVSVTHEGEVETTDEWAVEYGYPIMFPSTDIETIGAGGGSIAWIDDGGSLRVGPKSQGADPGPACYLRGGDKPTTTDANVVLGWVDPDQFLGGDMDATAEPAREVIQRDIAEPLDLELTEAASAIEQIAVANMCNAVRLVSTSKGYDPRDFALVAFGGAGPLHAAHVAREMNIPNVIIPPYPGINSALGCLLVDVEHDLSQTFIADTSNDVVDDIESAFAEMEDEIHERLDEEGVDETDIQLDHEIKMRYTGQWRSLEVSCSRPIESMAEIRSQFHSQHEQTYAYSDTDQPVEIYGLHVTGRGVVEKPAFPEIEDGNADAARRTTREAYFDSEGEFVETAVYDRAELGAGATLEGPAIIEQMDSTVVVPPNVTAEVEQTGNIILTV from the coding sequence ATGAGGCGTGCTGGTGTAGACATTGGCGGAACGTTCACTGACGTGATCGTCTTCGATGAGAAAACCGGTGAGATCGAGATCGAGAAGACGCCCTCAACGCCGGACAACCCGGCAGAAGGGGTAATAAACGGGTTGACCAAGGCAGATACTGAGATCGCTGACCTCGAGTTCTTCTCGCACGGATCGACGGTCGGGACGAACGCGTTGATCGAACGCGAGTTGCCGCGAATTGGACTAATTACGACAGACGGGTTCCGAGACGTTCACGAAATCCGTGATGCGACGAAAGAAGACCTCTGGGACGCGTATCAGGATGTTGCGGATCCATACGTTCAGCGGCGGGATCGACTCGAGGTCCCCGAGCGAATCGATTATGCAGGAAACGTCGTCGAACCGCTTGACGAGGATGCCGTCCGCGATGTCGTTCGAATCTTCGAGAAACGCGGAATCGATACGATCGCAATTTCGTTGATTAACGCGTACGTCAACGGTGAACACGAGAAACGAGTCGAGGAAATCGTCGCGGAAGAGTATCCCGAGGCGTTCGTCTGTAGTTCCCACGAGATCCTTCCGGAGATGTTCGAACACGAGCGGACGAGTACGACGGTCATCAACGCGGCGCTGGTGCCGGTCGTTCGTGACTATCTGACCGATCTTGCAGATCAACTCGCAGACCGGGGCTACGACGGCGACGTGCTCGCGATGCACTCCGGTGGTGGGGTGATGACGACCGAGGCGATTGCCTACTACGCGGCTCGTATCGCAAACTCGGGGCCGACGGCAGGCGCAATCGCTGGCCGGTACATCGCCCAGCAGTGTGGCTTCGAGAACGCGATCGGGTTCGACATGGGTGGGACGAGTGCGGATGTCTCGGTCACGCACGAGGGGGAGGTAGAGACGACCGACGAGTGGGCTGTTGAGTACGGCTATCCGATCATGTTCCCCTCGACGGATATCGAGACGATCGGGGCTGGCGGGGGGTCCATTGCCTGGATCGATGACGGCGGCTCACTCCGTGTTGGTCCGAAGAGCCAGGGGGCGGACCCGGGACCAGCCTGCTATCTTCGCGGCGGCGACAAGCCGACGACGACGGACGCGAACGTCGTTCTCGGCTGGGTCGACCCGGATCAGTTCCTCGGTGGTGACATGGACGCGACTGCCGAACCCGCTCGTGAGGTCATTCAGCGCGATATCGCCGAGCCACTCGACCTCGAACTCACTGAGGCGGCCTCGGCAATCGAGCAGATCGCTGTCGCCAATATGTGCAACGCCGTCCGTCTCGTTTCGACGAGCAAGGGCTACGATCCTCGTGACTTCGCGCTTGTCGCGTTTGGCGGTGCAGGTCCACTGCACGCAGCCCACGTCGCGCGTGAGATGAATATCCCTAACGTGATCATCCCACCGTATCCGGGGATCAACTCGGCACTCGGCTGTCTGTTGGTCGACGTTGAACACGACCTCTCACAGACGTTCATCGCTGACACCTCAAACGATGTTGTCGACGACATCGAGTCGGCGTTCGCGGAGATGGAAGATGAAATCCACGAACGACTGGACGAGGAGGGTGTCGACGAGACCGACATTCAACTCGATCACGAAATCAAGATGCGCTACACTGGCCAGTGGCGCTCACTTGAGGTCAGTTGCTCACGTCCGATCGAGAGTATGGCAGAGATCAGGTCCCAGTTCCACAGCCAGCACGAACAGACCTATGCTTACTCCGATACAGATCAGCCCGTCGAGATCTACGGGCTTCACGTCACTGGTCGCGGTGTTGTCGAGAAACCAGCCTTCCCCGAAATTGAGGACGGGAACGCCGACGCCGCTCGACGGACGACGCGCGAAGCGTACTTCGACTCGGAAGGCGAGTTCGTCGAGACGGCTGTCTACGACCGGGCCGAACTCGGGGCCGGCGCAACGCTCGAGGGACCGGCGATTATCGAACAGATGGATTCGACCGTGGTCGTCCCACCGAACGTGACGGCCGAAGTCGAGCAAACGGGGAATATCATTCTCACGGTGTAA
- a CDS encoding MFS transporter, protein MNEDRLQFWSLYATRFAEGFGFITLVTLLPSYINTLDPTGTTILGMTISAGLIVGFYTSGFTLAQTVAIVPLAWAGDRFDKRTVLLAVLAIGIGVYALFPLVDSSASLIAVRALQGVAVTGAGLMTLSLVGEIAAGSTRANHIGKANAASYAASIIGSISAGSLFELFGFGPIFAVIVCLMFVAWLGVFRYLKPDETRIHGFPFSDLALNRRLLTLSSFRFQYAFSVTLVRTWIPIFAGVAAAEGGLAYGGLAVALTVVAEKFTNMCCQPFTGRLSDSYGRAMFVFAGGAAYGFVALLVPFAPTIGAALALPTEIVLVVPSALAGIVLPAWIPLEVIPTQVSMFGEVSPAFLPLVALSGLLGIADSFREPASMALFADEGTDDGGVASSFGIRELVWRPGSVIAPLLGGWLMYEVSMASVFYVGGLFALTGVGTFLVILVWSHGRRALVEW, encoded by the coding sequence GTGAACGAGGACCGTCTCCAATTCTGGTCACTCTATGCAACGCGGTTTGCTGAGGGATTTGGATTCATTACGCTTGTTACGTTGCTCCCGTCGTACATCAACACGCTCGACCCAACCGGAACGACAATTCTCGGGATGACAATCAGCGCTGGTCTCATCGTCGGGTTTTACACGTCTGGATTCACACTGGCACAGACTGTCGCAATCGTTCCACTCGCCTGGGCTGGTGACCGATTCGACAAACGAACAGTACTGCTCGCTGTACTCGCTATTGGTATTGGCGTTTATGCGTTGTTCCCCCTGGTCGATTCCAGTGCCTCTCTGATCGCAGTGCGTGCATTGCAAGGGGTGGCTGTCACCGGTGCTGGACTGATGACGCTGTCTCTTGTTGGCGAAATTGCTGCTGGCAGCACACGAGCAAATCATATCGGGAAGGCAAACGCTGCGAGTTATGCAGCATCCATTATTGGCAGTATTAGCGCGGGTTCGCTATTTGAGCTGTTTGGGTTCGGACCGATCTTCGCAGTGATTGTTTGCTTGATGTTTGTTGCTTGGCTTGGAGTATTTCGATATCTCAAACCGGACGAGACTCGGATTCACGGATTCCCCTTCAGCGATCTAGCGCTGAATCGACGACTGCTGACACTCTCGAGTTTCCGGTTTCAGTACGCATTTTCGGTGACGCTCGTTCGAACCTGGATTCCGATCTTTGCCGGGGTTGCAGCTGCAGAAGGAGGATTAGCATATGGTGGGCTTGCAGTTGCCCTCACTGTTGTCGCAGAAAAGTTTACGAACATGTGTTGTCAACCGTTTACGGGCCGACTGTCCGATAGTTACGGGCGTGCGATGTTCGTCTTTGCTGGTGGTGCAGCTTACGGTTTCGTTGCACTGCTCGTTCCGTTCGCACCGACAATCGGTGCGGCACTTGCGCTCCCAACCGAGATTGTTCTCGTTGTTCCGTCAGCCTTGGCTGGTATCGTGTTGCCGGCCTGGATTCCCCTTGAGGTAATCCCGACACAGGTATCGATGTTCGGTGAAGTTTCCCCGGCATTTTTGCCACTCGTTGCGCTGTCTGGACTACTTGGTATTGCAGATAGTTTCCGCGAACCGGCGAGTATGGCTCTGTTCGCGGATGAGGGAACCGATGATGGTGGTGTCGCCTCGAGTTTCGGTATTCGAGAACTTGTGTGGCGTCCTGGAAGCGTTATTGCACCTTTGCTCGGGGGCTGGCTCATGTACGAGGTGAGTATGGCATCAGTCTTCTACGTTGGTGGTCTGTTCGCATTGACGGGCGTCGGGACATTCTTGGTAATACTCGTCTGGAGTCACGGTCGTCGTGCACTAGTTGAGTGGTAA